A region of Thermovibrio ammonificans HB-1 DNA encodes the following proteins:
- the rsfS gene encoding ribosome silencing factor — protein MDSSEKLKLALQTALDKKAEDPVVIDLRGLTSIADYFLIVTASSDTHARTIAEEIKRKLKEQGVQPVSVEGLDNASWILLDYGDLIVHVFRPETRELYSIESLWMDAPHIKPEELLPQQQ, from the coding sequence TTGGACAGTAGCGAAAAGCTCAAACTTGCACTCCAAACGGCCCTTGACAAAAAGGCCGAAGACCCGGTTGTGATAGACCTAAGGGGATTGACCTCAATAGCCGACTACTTCCTGATAGTGACCGCAAGCTCCGACACCCACGCAAGAACGATAGCCGAAGAGATTAAGAGGAAGCTGAAAGAGCAGGGAGTTCAGCCCGTAAGCGTTGAGGGTTTAGATAACGCAAGCTGGATACTGCTCGACTACGGCGACCTTATAGTCCACGTTTTCCGTCCGGAAACAAGGGAGCTCTACAGTATAGAGTCCCTCTGGATGGACGCTCCCCACATAAAACCCGAAGAGCTCCTGCCGCAACAGCAGTGA
- a CDS encoding outer membrane protein assembly factor BamD, which translates to MKKQLALAAAALMVAACAKVPRTAEGQYREGIKAAAQEDWGRTIFLLKKALQGNLPPKEQEFAKIALADAYFNEGDYENAALNYEEFLQLYPASPRAKDALFRLGVCYLNLVKGPQWDVTFAKRAYNIFQRFIKEYPNDPRVKKAKLYAELARKILAEHEIYIGGTYDMLRKFTASIQRYTDVERKFKDVEAPDRLLYLLGRAYYYTPLQAKEEIERLKEESRKDRERLKSKEPDEVRVARYRLKLEKEEIEKWKSLAEKNRKKGRELLEQLIKRYPNSPYARKAQEILNGHRHLEVEPVENPIKHSIWWKIKETL; encoded by the coding sequence ATGAAAAAACAGCTCGCCCTTGCTGCAGCCGCCCTGATGGTTGCAGCGTGCGCCAAAGTTCCCAGAACGGCCGAAGGCCAGTACAGGGAAGGAATAAAAGCAGCCGCCCAGGAGGACTGGGGTCGAACCATATTCCTGCTGAAAAAGGCCCTCCAGGGTAACCTGCCCCCCAAGGAGCAGGAATTTGCAAAAATCGCCCTGGCAGACGCCTACTTTAACGAAGGAGATTACGAAAACGCGGCCCTAAACTACGAGGAGTTCCTCCAGCTCTACCCCGCCTCTCCCAGGGCAAAAGACGCCCTCTTCAGGCTCGGCGTCTGCTACCTGAACCTGGTTAAAGGCCCCCAGTGGGACGTAACATTTGCCAAAAGGGCCTACAACATCTTCCAGAGGTTTATAAAAGAGTACCCCAACGACCCGAGAGTTAAGAAGGCAAAGCTCTACGCCGAGCTGGCACGGAAAATCCTCGCAGAGCATGAAATTTACATAGGGGGCACCTACGACATGCTCAGGAAGTTTACCGCTTCCATTCAGCGCTACACCGACGTTGAGAGGAAGTTTAAAGACGTTGAAGCCCCCGACAGGCTCCTCTACCTGCTGGGTAGGGCTTACTACTACACGCCCCTGCAGGCGAAGGAGGAGATAGAGAGACTAAAAGAGGAGAGCCGAAAAGACAGAGAGAGGCTGAAGAGCAAGGAGCCCGACGAGGTCAGGGTTGCCCGTTACAGGCTCAAGCTGGAGAAGGAGGAGATAGAGAAGTGGAAGAGCCTGGCCGAGAAGAATAGAAAGAAAGGCAGGGAGCTACTTGAACAGCTGATAAAACGCTACCCCAACTCCCCTTACGCCAGGAAGGCCCAAGAGATACTCAACGGCCACAGGCACTTAGAGGTGGAACCGGTTGAAAACCCGATAAAACACTCTATATGGTGGAAAATTAAAGAAACCCTATAA
- a CDS encoding Rne/Rng family ribonuclease, with product MQTLQGKNSSGKQILINSSTKEVRIAVLEEGELVEFYVERKGNRGLVGNIYKGKVTKIVPAVQAAFVDIGESRSAFLYVKDAVNLELDEEELEEEAEFELPPVEEVLSVGQELLVQVAKEPIGTKGPRVTTNITIPGHYLVLLPTINKLGLSRRITDEAERERLKEIASEIKPPEYGLIVRTAAEGASKEELEKDLNYILKVWEGLKEKAQRRPPPTLLYQDLEIVPKTLRDLLTEEVTEVIIDSRSEFERALSFTKGFIPKLADRIKLYEGKIPLFEKFQVEKAIEKALSRKVYLPGGGYIVIDETEALVSIDVNSGKFKKSSTLEETALEINLKAAREIARQLRLRDIGGIIVIDFIDMKEPENKELLLKTLEEELSKDRARTKIVSMSDLGLVEMTRKRVKKSLGKTLTVTCPYCEGRGRVKSPETVAFEIERELLSFLKGVRAGRPVTVYANPSVAQKLKNEESEILERIKEMFKVPIKVVPVQDYHIEKFTISLN from the coding sequence GTGCAGACGTTACAAGGGAAGAACTCCTCGGGTAAGCAGATACTAATCAACTCCTCTACGAAAGAGGTAAGGATAGCCGTTCTTGAAGAGGGCGAGCTGGTTGAGTTCTACGTTGAGAGGAAGGGCAACAGGGGGCTCGTAGGGAACATCTACAAGGGAAAGGTTACGAAAATCGTCCCTGCCGTTCAGGCGGCGTTCGTAGATATCGGAGAGAGCCGCAGCGCCTTTTTATACGTGAAAGACGCCGTTAACCTTGAGCTGGACGAAGAGGAGCTGGAAGAGGAGGCGGAATTTGAACTTCCCCCGGTAGAGGAGGTGCTCTCGGTAGGCCAGGAGCTCCTGGTTCAGGTGGCAAAAGAACCCATAGGCACAAAGGGACCCAGGGTGACAACCAACATCACAATACCCGGCCACTACTTGGTTCTGCTGCCCACCATAAACAAGCTGGGGCTCTCCCGCAGAATCACCGACGAGGCAGAAAGGGAACGGCTAAAGGAGATTGCCTCCGAAATAAAGCCCCCCGAGTACGGCCTCATAGTGAGAACGGCCGCAGAGGGAGCCTCAAAAGAGGAGCTGGAGAAAGACCTAAACTACATACTTAAAGTATGGGAGGGGCTGAAGGAAAAGGCCCAGCGCAGACCTCCGCCGACGCTCCTCTACCAAGACCTTGAAATAGTTCCCAAAACCCTCCGAGACCTGCTAACAGAAGAGGTAACGGAAGTAATCATAGACTCCCGAAGCGAGTTTGAAAGGGCCCTCTCGTTCACGAAAGGGTTTATCCCGAAACTCGCCGACAGGATAAAGCTCTACGAGGGGAAAATACCGCTCTTTGAGAAGTTCCAAGTAGAGAAGGCAATAGAGAAGGCCCTATCCCGCAAGGTTTACCTGCCGGGCGGAGGCTACATCGTAATAGACGAAACCGAAGCCTTAGTATCCATAGACGTTAACAGCGGAAAGTTTAAAAAGAGCTCAACCCTTGAGGAGACGGCCCTGGAGATAAACCTCAAGGCGGCCAGGGAGATAGCACGGCAGCTGCGGCTGAGGGACATAGGCGGAATAATCGTCATCGACTTCATAGACATGAAAGAGCCCGAAAACAAGGAGCTCCTGCTTAAAACGCTGGAGGAGGAGCTCTCGAAGGACAGGGCGAGGACGAAAATCGTAAGCATGTCCGACCTGGGTCTGGTTGAGATGACGAGGAAAAGGGTAAAAAAGAGTCTCGGGAAAACCCTAACCGTTACCTGCCCCTACTGTGAAGGGCGCGGAAGGGTAAAGTCGCCAGAAACGGTGGCCTTCGAGATAGAGCGGGAGCTCCTCTCCTTCCTAAAGGGCGTAAGGGCCGGAAGGCCCGTAACGGTTTACGCAAACCCCTCGGTTGCCCAAAAACTGAAAAACGAAGAGAGTGAGATTCTGGAGCGGATAAAGGAGATGTTTAAAGTTCCGATAAAGGTTGTCCCCGTTCAAGACTACCACATAGAAAAGTTTACAATAAGTCTTAACTGA
- a CDS encoding TIGR03936 family radical SAM-associated protein, which translates to MTTTSYKPLLTDEFLRELNRVKKPAAYLPLELNLRAPKFEEREVRFVISYPDLYEVGSGHIGGKILYHVINNLTDFALMHRAYLPRPDMQALMEERGIPLYTIEEQRPVRDYDMWGLSFSSELTYTNALRIMQLAQVPVYSGERLEREELPLIFAGGPCTYNPVPLSPFIDLFAIGDGEETLVELARLYREVKRQGGTKKDFLAEARKVTGVWVPLFGRYPVKKAVFTRVPEGFYHTSPPVPTVETAQDRIAVEAARGCLRGCRFCQAGYIYRPYRERSESKVKELLLETFRNTGYEEASLSSLSISDHSRFNRLVPEVMELCHREMISLSLPSMRVKGFNPELASQIMQVKKTGFTLAPEVGSDRLRRIINKDLTNEDLFKAAEGLFERGWNRLKLYFMIGLPFELQEDIEALVEMLWTVYKLGRKYRGKKHLAAGISIFVPKPFTPFQWEPFADQESVKEKVEFIKRKAPRAFILRFHDYRQSLIEAILTRGDEEVAKLLIEANKHGCQLDGWDEYFNWEGWLKAFETSGINLKEQLGRRETSDELPWDFIEGVVSKRFLLRELEKAKNLQWTPDCRIVGCHACGACTPEQIKKLKEFPIPEKIEFSVPPRPKREFPLKRKVAITFKKVGPAKFLSVLDLTRAFTRTFRKFRVPLRYSQGFNPHPKVNVLFGLPVGVEGLGEVVELELSKEEFDFEALLPEANRFLPEGLELTGWLELHPKESAADRIERFTYKIKPAKEFTLEPLKGETATDRKGRKVNLKEWIEELYREGDTVKITVKVKEGRSLNVGDILNWMGLELKSADVTREELLG; encoded by the coding sequence GTGACGACGACTTCGTATAAACCCCTCCTAACAGATGAGTTCCTCAGGGAGCTAAACAGGGTCAAAAAGCCGGCGGCGTACCTGCCGCTGGAGCTAAACCTCAGGGCCCCCAAGTTTGAAGAGCGGGAGGTTCGCTTTGTCATATCCTACCCTGACCTCTACGAGGTGGGCTCGGGCCACATAGGGGGAAAAATCCTCTACCACGTGATAAACAACCTCACCGACTTTGCCCTGATGCACAGGGCCTACCTGCCAAGGCCCGACATGCAGGCCCTAATGGAGGAGAGGGGAATACCCCTTTACACCATAGAGGAGCAGCGGCCCGTAAGGGACTACGACATGTGGGGGCTCTCGTTCTCGTCGGAGCTCACCTACACCAACGCCCTCAGGATAATGCAGCTTGCCCAAGTTCCAGTGTACAGCGGGGAGCGGCTCGAGAGGGAGGAGCTTCCCCTCATCTTCGCAGGGGGCCCGTGCACCTACAACCCGGTGCCCCTGTCGCCCTTCATAGACCTGTTCGCCATAGGCGACGGAGAGGAGACCTTAGTTGAGCTGGCCCGCCTCTACAGGGAGGTAAAGCGGCAGGGGGGCACCAAAAAGGACTTCCTCGCCGAGGCCAGGAAAGTTACGGGAGTTTGGGTTCCCCTATTTGGCAGGTATCCCGTTAAAAAGGCTGTATTCACAAGGGTGCCCGAGGGCTTCTACCACACGTCGCCCCCCGTTCCCACGGTGGAAACCGCCCAAGACCGCATAGCCGTAGAGGCGGCAAGGGGCTGCCTGAGGGGATGCCGCTTCTGTCAGGCCGGCTACATCTACAGGCCCTACAGGGAGAGGAGCGAGTCTAAAGTTAAAGAGCTGCTCCTTGAAACCTTTAGGAACACCGGCTACGAAGAGGCCTCCCTCTCTTCACTCTCCATATCCGACCACAGCCGCTTCAACAGGCTCGTTCCCGAGGTGATGGAGCTGTGCCACAGGGAGATGATATCCCTCTCGCTCCCGTCGATGAGGGTTAAAGGGTTCAACCCGGAGCTCGCCTCTCAAATAATGCAGGTAAAGAAAACCGGCTTCACCCTTGCGCCGGAAGTGGGCTCAGACAGGCTGAGGCGGATAATAAACAAAGACCTGACAAACGAAGACCTCTTCAAGGCCGCAGAAGGGCTCTTTGAGAGGGGTTGGAACAGGCTGAAGCTCTACTTCATGATAGGGCTACCCTTTGAGCTCCAAGAGGATATTGAAGCCCTCGTAGAGATGCTCTGGACGGTTTACAAGCTCGGCCGGAAGTACAGAGGGAAAAAACACCTTGCAGCCGGCATATCCATATTCGTTCCCAAGCCCTTCACCCCGTTCCAGTGGGAACCGTTTGCAGACCAAGAGAGCGTGAAAGAGAAAGTAGAGTTCATAAAGAGGAAAGCGCCCAGGGCCTTCATACTCCGATTTCACGACTACAGGCAGTCCCTCATAGAGGCAATCCTCACCAGGGGAGACGAAGAGGTGGCGAAGCTCCTGATAGAGGCAAACAAGCACGGCTGCCAGCTCGACGGCTGGGACGAGTACTTCAACTGGGAAGGCTGGCTCAAAGCCTTTGAAACAAGCGGCATAAACCTAAAAGAGCAGCTGGGAAGAAGGGAAACCTCCGACGAACTCCCCTGGGACTTCATAGAGGGCGTAGTCTCAAAGCGGTTCCTCCTCAGGGAGCTCGAAAAGGCCAAGAACCTCCAGTGGACACCCGACTGCCGCATAGTAGGATGCCACGCCTGCGGAGCCTGTACGCCCGAACAGATAAAAAAACTCAAAGAGTTTCCCATACCGGAAAAAATAGAGTTCTCGGTTCCGCCCAGACCAAAAAGGGAGTTCCCCCTTAAAAGGAAAGTGGCAATAACGTTTAAAAAGGTCGGTCCGGCAAAGTTCCTCTCGGTCCTCGACCTGACCCGGGCCTTCACCAGAACCTTCAGGAAGTTCAGAGTTCCCCTACGCTACTCCCAAGGGTTCAACCCCCACCCGAAGGTAAACGTCCTCTTCGGGCTGCCGGTAGGCGTTGAAGGGCTCGGAGAGGTGGTAGAGCTCGAGCTCTCGAAAGAGGAGTTCGACTTTGAAGCGCTCCTTCCCGAGGCAAACAGATTCCTGCCGGAAGGGCTCGAACTTACAGGGTGGCTTGAACTCCACCCGAAGGAGAGCGCAGCCGACCGCATAGAGCGCTTCACCTATAAAATTAAGCCGGCAAAAGAGTTCACCCTGGAACCCCTAAAAGGGGAAACGGCTACCGACCGTAAAGGGCGAAAAGTTAACCTAAAAGAGTGGATAGAGGAGCTCTACCGAGAAGGAGACACGGTCAAAATTACCGTAAAGGTTAAGGAAGGCAGAAGCTTAAACGTAGGCGACATACTAAACTGGATGGGGTTGGAGCTTAAAAGTGCAGACGTTACAAGGGAAGAACTCCTCGGGTAA
- a CDS encoding MGMT family protein has translation MSTTPTGLSLRGLPIDSKKLLWEILKGVGKEGRTVTYGELARRLNLKAGRRVVPERGPGLGKELGKLLRELCRWSYKEYGVLPGSTVVKQDGKPGKGYFKFLSSLGIPPTEQSWQSELNRFFNFCRGGNGNNTYADYPPDSGGHLPDKGFKEGGNEEGRGS, from the coding sequence TTGAGTACCACACCGACAGGACTCTCCTTACGGGGGTTACCTATAGATTCTAAGAAGCTCCTGTGGGAAATCCTGAAAGGGGTCGGGAAGGAGGGCAGAACCGTTACCTACGGGGAGCTTGCCCGCAGGCTCAACCTGAAGGCCGGCAGGAGAGTAGTTCCAGAGAGAGGGCCGGGCCTGGGCAAGGAGCTGGGGAAGCTCCTGAGAGAGCTGTGCAGGTGGAGCTACAAGGAGTACGGCGTTCTGCCGGGCTCAACGGTTGTAAAACAAGACGGAAAACCGGGTAAGGGCTATTTTAAATTCTTAAGCTCCCTCGGAATCCCTCCGACAGAGCAGAGCTGGCAGTCGGAGCTTAACCGCTTTTTCAACTTCTGCAGAGGTGGAAATGGGAATAACACTTATGCTGATTATCCTCCTGATAGTGGTGGCCATCTTCCTGATAAAGGGTTCAAGGAAGGTGGCAACGAAGAGGGGCGTGGAAGTTAA
- a CDS encoding DUF481 domain-containing protein, with amino-acid sequence MRLLVLLTFVALTATAAAQENGVTLSYSETSGNSNTSTLSVSYSWEKTLGKWDFSSNGNFLYKKSSGKETANRLNAQASTGRKLNRKLSLTVNGFIYSDRFAGYDFRGGIGPGISYQVTESLLLSSSVTYTYNNYTNGSTDRYAQGEAQVKYSRRFKNFTLSQSLNYQVSFKNSQDYFIHSESTVSVPLNSRLALNVTYLIDYQNKLPDGVEYHTDRTLLTGVTYRF; translated from the coding sequence ATGCGACTTCTCGTTTTACTAACATTTGTAGCCCTTACAGCAACGGCGGCTGCCCAGGAAAACGGCGTAACCCTCTCCTACAGTGAAACCTCCGGAAACTCAAACACCTCTACCCTCTCGGTATCCTACAGCTGGGAGAAAACCCTGGGCAAGTGGGACTTCAGCTCAAACGGAAACTTCCTCTACAAAAAGAGCTCCGGGAAGGAGACCGCAAACAGGCTCAACGCCCAGGCAAGCACCGGCAGGAAACTCAACAGGAAACTGTCGCTAACGGTTAACGGCTTCATCTACTCAGACCGGTTCGCCGGCTACGACTTCCGGGGAGGCATCGGTCCGGGAATCTCCTACCAGGTAACAGAGAGTCTCCTTTTAAGCTCCTCGGTTACCTACACCTACAACAACTACACTAACGGCTCAACCGACAGGTACGCCCAAGGTGAGGCTCAGGTGAAGTACAGCCGCCGGTTCAAGAACTTCACCCTCTCCCAAAGCCTCAACTACCAGGTCTCCTTTAAAAACTCCCAGGACTACTTCATCCACTCCGAGAGCACGGTTTCCGTGCCCCTCAACAGCCGGCTTGCTCTGAACGTCACCTACCTAATAGACTACCAGAACAAACTGCCCGACGGCGTTGAGTACCACACCGACAGGACTCTCCTTACGGGGGTTACCTATAGATTCTAA
- the lepB gene encoding signal peptidase I encodes MNNKLVENLKSFAIALVLALIIRTFIVQSFHIPSGSMIPTLLIGDFILVDKVTYRFRPPERGDVVVFHFPLNREVYYVKRIVGVPGDRIQVKEGKLYINGKPCKYRPAGSFSYYENGVEYEGKLFYEFLPRRNGTVKKHLILKTGTQGDFTPVFVVPKGEYFMMGDNRNNSYDSRYWGFVKGSEIVGIARIIFFSWDPHRHVPRFNRIFKLVN; translated from the coding sequence ATGAACAACAAGCTCGTGGAGAACCTTAAGTCCTTTGCGATTGCCCTGGTGCTGGCACTTATTATACGGACTTTCATAGTCCAGTCGTTCCACATACCTTCCGGCTCCATGATTCCTACCCTTCTGATAGGCGACTTTATTCTGGTGGATAAGGTCACCTACCGCTTCAGGCCCCCCGAAAGGGGTGACGTTGTTGTCTTCCACTTTCCCCTCAACAGGGAGGTTTACTACGTAAAGAGGATTGTCGGCGTTCCCGGCGACAGGATACAGGTGAAAGAGGGCAAGCTCTACATCAACGGGAAGCCCTGTAAGTACCGGCCTGCAGGGAGCTTCTCCTACTACGAAAACGGCGTTGAGTACGAGGGGAAGCTCTTTTACGAGTTCCTGCCCCGCCGTAACGGCACCGTGAAGAAGCACCTAATCTTGAAAACGGGGACTCAAGGGGACTTTACGCCGGTTTTCGTTGTCCCCAAGGGGGAGTACTTTATGATGGGCGACAACCGAAACAACAGCTATGACAGCCGCTACTGGGGCTTTGTGAAGGGGAGTGAGATTGTCGGTATAGCCCGCATCATCTTCTTCTCCTGGGACCCCCACAGGCACGTGCCACGCTTTAACAGAATTTTCAAACTGGTGAATTAA
- a CDS encoding HU family DNA-binding protein, with amino-acid sequence MTKSELVAAIAEKAGIRKKDAEAALNAFIAVVTEALKKGEKVEIRGFGTFLMKERAQRVARNPKTGEKVTVPPKLVPAFKPGKDLKEATEQELKKKRKK; translated from the coding sequence ATGACAAAGAGCGAACTGGTAGCCGCAATCGCCGAGAAGGCAGGAATCAGGAAGAAGGACGCAGAAGCTGCCCTCAACGCCTTCATAGCGGTAGTTACAGAGGCCCTCAAGAAGGGTGAAAAGGTTGAAATCAGGGGATTCGGAACCTTCCTCATGAAGGAGAGGGCCCAAAGGGTGGCAAGGAACCCCAAAACCGGAGAGAAGGTTACCGTTCCTCCGAAGCTCGTTCCTGCCTTCAAGCCCGGTAAGGACCTCAAAGAAGCCACAGAACAAGAGCTCAAGAAGAAGAGGAAGAAGTAA
- a CDS encoding DUF167 domain-containing protein, which produces MLKVKKGENYLELELKVQPRSSANKVVGVEQGRLKVKVTVPPEKGKANQTVVELLAKSLKVPKRNVTIVRGETSRVKTVRLEGVDVATLQKNLGIKGVEIS; this is translated from the coding sequence ATGCTGAAGGTGAAAAAAGGGGAAAACTACCTGGAGCTGGAGCTCAAGGTTCAACCCCGTTCTTCGGCCAACAAGGTGGTCGGAGTGGAGCAGGGGAGGCTAAAGGTAAAGGTGACGGTTCCCCCCGAGAAGGGAAAGGCCAACCAAACGGTGGTGGAGCTTCTGGCAAAGAGCCTAAAGGTTCCCAAGAGGAACGTAACGATAGTTAGGGGTGAAACGAGCAGGGTAAAAACCGTTAGGCTGGAAGGGGTTGACGTGGCAACTTTGCAAAAAAATTTGGGGATAAAAGGGGTTGAAATCTCTTGA
- a CDS encoding YggT family protein, whose product MLVKLAHLLIEALTWFIIVTTLLTFIPPHSRNRPINRAIELLDRLLEPIRKVVPPIGGVDLSPAIAIIVLQLIDKILRGL is encoded by the coding sequence ATGCTTGTAAAACTCGCCCACCTGCTCATAGAGGCACTAACCTGGTTCATAATTGTGACAACCCTTTTAACTTTTATCCCTCCCCACAGCAGGAATAGGCCCATAAACCGGGCAATAGAGCTGCTCGACCGACTGCTTGAGCCGATAAGGAAAGTGGTGCCACCTATTGGCGGCGTAGACCTTTCTCCGGCTATTGCTATAATCGTTTTACAACTAATTGACAAAATACTAAGGGGATTGTAA
- the rdgB gene encoding RdgB/HAM1 family non-canonical purine NTP pyrophosphatase — translation MRILFATGNQGKVKEVKEKLSEFGIEVISLKELPHPLPPPPAETGSTFCENAHIKATYYAQKLNLPVMAEDSGLEVEALGGRPGVFSSRFASENATDEENNRKLIEELSALGLTESPARYVSFIFFAFPFQGGLWSEGEVRGKVVTTPRGEGGFGYDPLFIPEGFNKTMAELPLQVKNSISHRAKALERLVKAIKEIKCL, via the coding sequence GTGAGAATCCTCTTTGCAACGGGAAACCAGGGAAAAGTTAAAGAAGTTAAAGAGAAGCTGAGTGAGTTCGGTATAGAGGTTATCTCTCTGAAGGAGCTTCCCCACCCCCTTCCTCCCCCTCCGGCGGAAACCGGCAGCACTTTTTGCGAGAACGCACACATTAAGGCCACCTACTACGCCCAAAAGCTGAACCTTCCCGTTATGGCCGAAGACTCGGGACTCGAGGTGGAGGCCTTAGGGGGAAGGCCCGGAGTGTTCTCATCTCGCTTCGCCTCAGAGAACGCAACCGACGAGGAGAACAACAGAAAACTCATAGAGGAGCTTTCGGCACTCGGGCTTACAGAATCGCCGGCAAGGTATGTTTCGTTTATCTTCTTCGCCTTTCCCTTCCAGGGAGGGCTCTGGAGCGAAGGGGAGGTAAGGGGAAAGGTGGTAACAACCCCCAGAGGCGAAGGTGGTTTCGGCTACGACCCCCTCTTTATACCCGAAGGGTTCAACAAAACGATGGCCGAGCTCCCCCTCCAAGTTAAGAACTCCATCAGCCACAGGGCAAAAGCCCTTGAACGCCTCGTTAAGGCTATTAAGGAGATTAAATGCTTGTAA
- the rph gene encoding ribonuclease PH, whose protein sequence is MRSDGRAPDQLREVKITLDYIKHAEGSCLIEFGDTKVICTASVEEKVPPFLRGTGQGWITAEYAMLPRATAQRMVREAARGKLTGRTQEIQRLIGRSLRSAVDLTALGEVTIWIDCDVIQADGGTRTASITGAFVALYRALEKMEKLEAVRSFLAAVSVGIVDGTVLLDLNYEEDSMAEVDMNVVMNEKGEFAEVQGSAEGRPFTRDELDRMLNLASKGIMELISKQKEVLKR, encoded by the coding sequence ATAAGGAGTGACGGAAGGGCTCCCGACCAGCTCAGGGAGGTAAAGATAACCCTCGACTACATAAAGCACGCAGAGGGCTCCTGCCTGATAGAGTTCGGCGATACAAAGGTTATCTGCACCGCCTCGGTTGAGGAGAAGGTTCCCCCGTTCCTGAGGGGAACCGGGCAGGGCTGGATAACCGCCGAGTACGCTATGCTCCCCAGGGCCACGGCTCAACGTATGGTAAGGGAGGCGGCAAGGGGGAAGCTCACCGGCAGAACCCAGGAGATTCAGAGGCTCATAGGCCGCTCCCTGCGAAGCGCGGTAGACCTGACCGCCCTGGGCGAGGTAACGATTTGGATAGACTGCGACGTTATACAGGCAGACGGGGGAACGAGAACAGCCTCTATAACCGGGGCCTTTGTTGCCCTCTACAGGGCCCTTGAGAAGATGGAGAAGCTCGAGGCCGTAAGGTCGTTTCTGGCGGCCGTCAGCGTAGGAATAGTAGACGGCACAGTCCTTCTGGACCTCAACTACGAAGAGGACTCCATGGCCGAAGTGGACATGAACGTGGTTATGAACGAGAAGGGGGAATTTGCCGAGGTTCAGGGCAGCGCAGAGGGCAGACCGTTTACGAGAGATGAACTCGACCGGATGTTAAACCTTGCAAGTAAAGGTATAATGGAGCTTATCAGCAAACAGAAAGAGGTGCTGAAGCGGTGA
- the murI gene encoding glutamate racemase — protein MDDRPIGVFDSGVGGLTVLKALRELLPDENLIYFGDTARVPYGTKSPKTIIKFSIQNTKLLESYGVKMVVVACNTSSAHALEILQEEFPFPVVGVVEPGAKEAVKSTDNRRVGVIGTEATVKSEAYRKAIVSLDPFCTVFQKACPLFVPLIEEGWLKDPVTLEVARRYLGEFKEFNVDTLVLGCTHYPLIKEVIGEVLPGIRLVDSAEAVAREVKRLLPYRRKGSGGAIKVLVSDKTERFERIARLIMGEPVEIEEVKVDKE, from the coding sequence ATGGACGACCGCCCCATCGGGGTTTTCGACTCGGGGGTAGGGGGGTTAACCGTTTTAAAGGCCCTGAGGGAGCTTCTCCCCGACGAAAACCTCATCTACTTCGGCGATACGGCAAGGGTTCCCTACGGAACGAAATCGCCGAAAACGATAATCAAGTTCAGCATCCAGAACACGAAGCTCCTTGAGAGCTACGGCGTAAAAATGGTTGTGGTTGCCTGCAACACCTCTTCGGCCCACGCGCTGGAGATTCTGCAGGAGGAGTTTCCGTTTCCGGTTGTCGGCGTTGTTGAGCCGGGAGCGAAAGAGGCGGTAAAGAGCACCGATAACAGGAGAGTAGGGGTCATAGGAACCGAGGCAACCGTAAAGAGCGAGGCCTACAGGAAGGCGATTGTGTCGCTCGACCCGTTCTGCACGGTGTTTCAGAAGGCCTGCCCCCTCTTCGTTCCCCTAATAGAGGAGGGGTGGCTCAAAGACCCGGTAACCTTGGAGGTTGCCAGGCGGTACCTGGGGGAGTTTAAGGAGTTTAACGTTGACACCCTGGTCCTGGGCTGCACCCATTACCCCCTGATAAAGGAGGTGATAGGCGAGGTGCTGCCTGGGATAAGGCTGGTAGACTCTGCAGAGGCGGTGGCAAGGGAGGTTAAAAGGCTCCTCCCCTACAGGAGAAAGGGTAGCGGAGGTGCAATTAAGGTTCTCGTAAGCGATAAAACGGAGAGGTTTGAGCGTATAGCCCGCCTGATTATGGGCGAACCGGTGGAAATCGAGGAGGTGAAAGTTGATAAGGAGTGA